A DNA window from Lepus europaeus isolate LE1 unplaced genomic scaffold, mLepTim1.pri SCAFFOLD_448, whole genome shotgun sequence contains the following coding sequences:
- the LOC133755418 gene encoding nucleolar complex protein 4 homolog isoform X1: MARDPGPAGARRALGRLVEAVLASRGEANGVFDILAVLQAQDGEEVQEAVRACSRLFGALLERGELFVGQLPPEDVVLAGSQGATRKYKVWMRHRYQSCCNRLLELLAHHSFQVKELALETLMKFVQLEGAHPLEKPKWEDNYLFPRELFKSVVRGLLSPEDDSSLLLSHFREYLEYDDIRYHTMQAATDTVARVTDQHLEVSPTFWNNTFSLLSAVSLPPREPDVCNFYVKRAAEPSDKWKVAHLKEHRKAFQAMWLGFLKHKLPLGLYKKVLVIMHDSILPHLAQPTLMIDFLTSAYDVGGAVSLLALNGLFILIHKHNLEYPDFYRKLYGLLEPSIFHVKYRARFFHLVDLFLSSSHLPAYLVAAFAKRLSHLALTAPPEALLMVLPFICNLLRRHPACRVLVHRPSGPELDADPYDPTEADPAKSRALESSLWELQTLQQHYHPEVSRAASAINQALSVPEVSIAPLLELTAYEIFERDLKKKRPEPVPLEFIPPQGLLGRRDSLCTQLFTLS, from the exons ATGGCGCGGGATCCCGGCCCCGCGGGCGCGCGGCGGGCGCTCGGCCGCCTGGTGGAGGCTGTGCTGGCGAGCCGCGGCGAGGCCAACGGCGTGTTCGACATCCTGGCGGTGTTGCAG GCCCAGGACGGCGAGGAGGTGCAGGAAGCAGTCCGCGCGTGCAGCCGCCTGTTCGGGGCCCTGCTGGAGCGGGGAGAGCTGTTCGTGGGCCAGCTGCCCCCGGAGGACGTGGTCCTGGCAG GGTCCCAGGGAGCCACTCGCAAGTACAAGGTGTGGATGAGGCACCGCTACCAGAGCTGCTGCAACCGCctgctggagctcctggcccaccATTCCTTTCAGGTCAAG GAACTGGCCCTCGAGACACTCATGAAGTTTGTGCAGCTGGAAGGAGCGCACCCCCTGGAGAAGCCCAAGTGGGAGGACAACTACCTGTTCCCCCGGGAGCTCTTCAAG tcgGTGGTGAGAGGCCTGCTTTCGCCCGAGGACGACAGcagcctgctgctctcccactTCCGAGAGTACCTTGAGTACGACGACATCCGGTACCACACGATGCAGGCCGCCACCGACACTGTGGCCCGCGTGACCGACCAGCACCTGGAG GTGTCCCCCACCTTCTGGAACAACACCTTCTCGCTGCTGTCAGCTGTGAGCCTGCCCCCTCGGGAGCCTGATGTGTGCAACTTCTACGTGAAGCGCGCGG CAGAGCCGTCGGACAAGTGGAAAGTGGCTCATCTGAAG GAGCACAGGAAGGCGTTCCAGGCCATGTGGCTCGGCTTCCTCAAGCACAAG CTGCCCCTCGGCCTCTACAAGAAGGTGCTGGTGATCATGCACGACTCCATCCtgccccacctggcccagcccaccctcATGATCGACTTCCTCACCAGCGCCTACGACGTCG GGGGCGCCGTCAGTCTCTTGGCCTTGAACGGGCTTTTCATCCTGATTCACAAGCACAACCT GGAATACCCCGACTTCTACCGGAAGCTCTATGGCCTCCTGGAGCCCTCCATCTTCCACGTCAAGTACCGGGCTCGCTTCTTCCACCTGGTCGACCTCTTCCTGTCCTCCTC CCACCTTCCAGCCTACCTGGTGGCTGCCTTCGCCAAGCGCCTGTCCCACCTGGCGCTGACCGCACCCCCCGAGGCCTTGCTCATGGTGCTGCCCTTCATCTGCAACCTGCTGCGCCGACACCCGGCCTGCCGCGTCCTCGTGCATCGGCCCAGCGGCCCTG AGCTGGATGCTGACCCCTACGACCCCACCGAGGCGGACCCAGCCAAGAGCCGAGCCCTGGAGAGCTCTCTGTGGGAGCTGCAG ACCCTCCAGCAGCACTACCACCCTGAGGTGTCCAGAGCCGCCAGCGCCATCAACCAGGCACTGTCTGTCCCCGAGGTCAGCATCGCGCCGCTCCTGGAGCTCACTGCATATGAG ATCTTCGAGCGGGACCTGAAGAAGAAGAGGCCTGAGCCGGTGCCGCTGGAGTTCATCCCGCCTCAGGGCCTGCTGGGCCGGCGCGACAGCCTCTGCACACAGCTCTTCACGCTCAGCTGA
- the LOC133755418 gene encoding nucleolar complex protein 4 homolog isoform X2, with the protein MARDPGPAGARRALGRLVEAVLASRGEANGVFDILAVLQAQDGEEVQEAVRACSRLFGALLERGELFVGQLPPEDVVLAGSQGATRKYKVWMRHRYQSCCNRLLELLAHHSFQVKELALETLMKFVQLEGAHPLEKPKWEDNYLFPRELFKSVVRGLLSPEDDSSLLLSHFREYLEYDDIRYHTMQAATDTVARVTDQHLEVSPTFWNNTFSLLSAVSLPPREPDVCNFYVKRAEPSDKWKVAHLKEHRKAFQAMWLGFLKHKLPLGLYKKVLVIMHDSILPHLAQPTLMIDFLTSAYDVGGAVSLLALNGLFILIHKHNLEYPDFYRKLYGLLEPSIFHVKYRARFFHLVDLFLSSSHLPAYLVAAFAKRLSHLALTAPPEALLMVLPFICNLLRRHPACRVLVHRPSGPELDADPYDPTEADPAKSRALESSLWELQTLQQHYHPEVSRAASAINQALSVPEVSIAPLLELTAYEIFERDLKKKRPEPVPLEFIPPQGLLGRRDSLCTQLFTLS; encoded by the exons ATGGCGCGGGATCCCGGCCCCGCGGGCGCGCGGCGGGCGCTCGGCCGCCTGGTGGAGGCTGTGCTGGCGAGCCGCGGCGAGGCCAACGGCGTGTTCGACATCCTGGCGGTGTTGCAG GCCCAGGACGGCGAGGAGGTGCAGGAAGCAGTCCGCGCGTGCAGCCGCCTGTTCGGGGCCCTGCTGGAGCGGGGAGAGCTGTTCGTGGGCCAGCTGCCCCCGGAGGACGTGGTCCTGGCAG GGTCCCAGGGAGCCACTCGCAAGTACAAGGTGTGGATGAGGCACCGCTACCAGAGCTGCTGCAACCGCctgctggagctcctggcccaccATTCCTTTCAGGTCAAG GAACTGGCCCTCGAGACACTCATGAAGTTTGTGCAGCTGGAAGGAGCGCACCCCCTGGAGAAGCCCAAGTGGGAGGACAACTACCTGTTCCCCCGGGAGCTCTTCAAG tcgGTGGTGAGAGGCCTGCTTTCGCCCGAGGACGACAGcagcctgctgctctcccactTCCGAGAGTACCTTGAGTACGACGACATCCGGTACCACACGATGCAGGCCGCCACCGACACTGTGGCCCGCGTGACCGACCAGCACCTGGAG GTGTCCCCCACCTTCTGGAACAACACCTTCTCGCTGCTGTCAGCTGTGAGCCTGCCCCCTCGGGAGCCTGATGTGTGCAACTTCTACGTGAAGCGCGCGG AGCCGTCGGACAAGTGGAAAGTGGCTCATCTGAAG GAGCACAGGAAGGCGTTCCAGGCCATGTGGCTCGGCTTCCTCAAGCACAAG CTGCCCCTCGGCCTCTACAAGAAGGTGCTGGTGATCATGCACGACTCCATCCtgccccacctggcccagcccaccctcATGATCGACTTCCTCACCAGCGCCTACGACGTCG GGGGCGCCGTCAGTCTCTTGGCCTTGAACGGGCTTTTCATCCTGATTCACAAGCACAACCT GGAATACCCCGACTTCTACCGGAAGCTCTATGGCCTCCTGGAGCCCTCCATCTTCCACGTCAAGTACCGGGCTCGCTTCTTCCACCTGGTCGACCTCTTCCTGTCCTCCTC CCACCTTCCAGCCTACCTGGTGGCTGCCTTCGCCAAGCGCCTGTCCCACCTGGCGCTGACCGCACCCCCCGAGGCCTTGCTCATGGTGCTGCCCTTCATCTGCAACCTGCTGCGCCGACACCCGGCCTGCCGCGTCCTCGTGCATCGGCCCAGCGGCCCTG AGCTGGATGCTGACCCCTACGACCCCACCGAGGCGGACCCAGCCAAGAGCCGAGCCCTGGAGAGCTCTCTGTGGGAGCTGCAG ACCCTCCAGCAGCACTACCACCCTGAGGTGTCCAGAGCCGCCAGCGCCATCAACCAGGCACTGTCTGTCCCCGAGGTCAGCATCGCGCCGCTCCTGGAGCTCACTGCATATGAG ATCTTCGAGCGGGACCTGAAGAAGAAGAGGCCTGAGCCGGTGCCGCTGGAGTTCATCCCGCCTCAGGGCCTGCTGGGCCGGCGCGACAGCCTCTGCACACAGCTCTTCACGCTCAGCTGA
- the LOC133755416 gene encoding ATP-dependent RNA helicase DDX51-like isoform X1: MALFHVARYPGPEAAGPEEEAEAGAGERARALLQRLQSRALERQRQRREPAPPQVEEEAAAGRRRRRPRRRPRRVGAAGSPDARPGKRRKTGGDAAADAGGPRAGGAGPARLLGGGGAADAGPGVVCLAGPGEQAPGEQEAEAAPDGACRVPAAVLGAFGRRKALKVQPFLPGWLAEPSCVRKDVSGNLTPLEDVPEVHPDLQRQLRAQGVSAYFPVQAAVIPVLLESAASGFLVGRGGYRPSDLCVSAPTGSGKTLAFVIPVVQALLHRVVCQIRALVVLPTKELAQQVSKVFNIYTDATPLRVALVTGQKSLAKEQESLVQKTADGYRCLADIVVATPGRLVDHIDQTPGFHLQQLRFLVIDEADRMVDSMHQSWLPRVVAAAFQSEGPGDLCSVLQRRQPPAVTAASTCCPQVPLQKLLFSATLTQDPEKLQRLGLYQPRLFSSGQAHRDSRDEEECGGVAGKYDFPAGLTHHYVPCRLRSKPLVVLHLILERKFSRVLCFTNSRENSHRLFLLVQAFGGVSVAEFSSRYGPGQRRGILKQFEQGKIQLLVSTDAAARGIDVQGVELVVNYDAPQYLRTYVHRVGRTARAGRTGQAFTLLLKVQERRFLQMLDEAGAPRLQRHETPSELLQPLVPRYEAALSQLEKTVREEQKQKAA, translated from the exons atggcgctgTTCCACGTCGCGCGGTATCCCGGCCCTGAGGCGGCCGGGCccgaggaggaggcggaggccgGGGCGGGCGAGAGGGCTCGTGCGCTGCTCCAGCGGCTGCAGAGCCGGGCGCTcgagcggcagcggcagcggcgggaacCCGCGCCTCcccaggtggaggaggaggcggcggcagggcggcggcggcggcggccccggcgGCGGCCCCGGCGAGTGGGGGCGGCGGGGAGCCCGGACGCTCGGCCGGGGAAGCGGCGGAAGACGGGCGGCGACGCCGCCGCGGACGCAGGTGGGCCGAGGGCTGGGGGCGCGGGGCCGGCGAGGCTGCTGGGAGGCGGCGGCGCGGCTGACGCGGGTCCCGGCGTCGTTTGCCTCGCAGGGCCCGGCGAGCAGGCGCCGGGGGAGCAGGAGGCCGAGGCGGCCCCGGACGGAGCGTGCCGGGTCCCCGCCGCGGTGCTGGGGGCCTTCGGACGGAGGAAGGCGCTCAAG GTGCAGCCCTTCCTGCCGGGCTGGTTGGCTGAGCCCAGCTGCGTCAGGAAAGACGTCTCCGGGAATCTCACCCCGCTGGAGGACGTCCCGGAGGTGCACCCCGACCTGCAGAGGCAGCTGCGGGCCCAGGGCGTCTCCGCCTACTTCCCAG TCCAGGCGGCCGTGATCCCTGTCCTCCTGGAGAGCGCCGCCAGCGGCTTTCTGGTGGGCAGAGGTGGCTACCGGCCGAGTGACCTCTGTGTGTCCGCCCCCACGGGCAGTGGGAAGACGCTGGCCTTCGTCATCCCTGTGGTgcag GCCCTGTTGCATCGAGTAGTCTGTCAGATCCGCGCCCTGGTTGTGCTGCCCACCAAGGAACTGGCCCAGCAG GTGAGCAAAGTGTTCAACATCTACACAGATGCCACGCCCCTGCGGGTCGCTCTTGTCACTGGACAGAAGTCGCTGGCCAAGGAGCAGGAGAGCCTCGTCCAGAAAAC GGCGGATGGCTACCGCTGCTTGGCTGACATCGTGGTGGCCACCCCTGGCCGCCTGGTGGACCACATCGACCAGACGCCGGGATTCCACCTCCAGCAGCTCCGCTTCCTG GTCATTGACGAGGCTGACCGCATGGTGGACAGCAtgcaccagtcctggctgccgcGGGTGGTCGCGGCGGCCTTCCAGAGTGAGGGCCCTGGGGACCTCTGTTCTGTGCTGCAGAGGAGGCAGCCCCCGGCTGTGACTGCTGCCAG cacctgctgtccccaggtgCCTCTGCAGAAGCTGCTCTTCTCTGCCACCCTGACCCAGGACCCTGAGAAGCTACAGCGGCTCGGCCTCTATCAGCCCCGGCTCTTCTCGTCGGGACAGGCGCACAGGGACTCACGAGACGAGGAGGAGTGTGGGGGCGTGGCAGGGAAGTATGACTTCCCCGCAGGGCTCACG CACCACTACGTGCCCTGCCGCCTCCGGTCTAAGCCGCTGGTTGTCCTGCACCTGATCCTAGAGAGGAAGTTCTCCAGGGTCCTCTGCTTCACTAACTCGAGAGAGAACTCCCACAG gctcttcctgctggtGCAAGCTTTCGGGGGTGTGAGTGTGGCCGAGTTTTCCTCCCGCTACGGGCCTGGCCAGCGGAGGGGGATCCTGAAGCAGTTCGAGCAGGGAAAGATCCAGCT CCTGGTGAGCACCGACGCTGCCGCCCGAGGCATTGACGTGCAGGGCGTGGAGCTGGTGGTCAACTACGACGCGCCCCAGTACCTGAGGACCTACGTGCACCG TGTCGGGAGAACAGCACGGGCCGGGAGAACGGGACAGGCCTTCACGTTGCTCCTCAAAGTGCAG GAGAGGCGGTTTCTCCAGATGTTGGATGAAGCTGGCGCCCCCAGGCTGCAGCGGCACGAGACGCCCAGCGAGCTCCTGCAGCCGCTGGTCCCTCGGTACGAGGCAGCCTTGTCCCAGCTGGAGAAGACCGTCAGG GAAGAGCAAAAGCAGAAGGCCGCCTAG
- the LOC133755416 gene encoding ATP-dependent RNA helicase DDX51-like isoform X2 produces the protein MALFHVARYPGPEAAGPEEEAEAGAGERARALLQRLQSRALERQRQRREPAPPQVEEEAAAGRRRRRPRRRPRRVGAAGSPDARPGKRRKTGGDAAADAGPGEQAPGEQEAEAAPDGACRVPAAVLGAFGRRKALKVQPFLPGWLAEPSCVRKDVSGNLTPLEDVPEVHPDLQRQLRAQGVSAYFPVQAAVIPVLLESAASGFLVGRGGYRPSDLCVSAPTGSGKTLAFVIPVVQALLHRVVCQIRALVVLPTKELAQQVSKVFNIYTDATPLRVALVTGQKSLAKEQESLVQKTADGYRCLADIVVATPGRLVDHIDQTPGFHLQQLRFLVIDEADRMVDSMHQSWLPRVVAAAFQSEGPGDLCSVLQRRQPPAVTAASTCCPQVPLQKLLFSATLTQDPEKLQRLGLYQPRLFSSGQAHRDSRDEEECGGVAGKYDFPAGLTHHYVPCRLRSKPLVVLHLILERKFSRVLCFTNSRENSHRLFLLVQAFGGVSVAEFSSRYGPGQRRGILKQFEQGKIQLLVSTDAAARGIDVQGVELVVNYDAPQYLRTYVHRVGRTARAGRTGQAFTLLLKVQERRFLQMLDEAGAPRLQRHETPSELLQPLVPRYEAALSQLEKTVREEQKQKAA, from the exons atggcgctgTTCCACGTCGCGCGGTATCCCGGCCCTGAGGCGGCCGGGCccgaggaggaggcggaggccgGGGCGGGCGAGAGGGCTCGTGCGCTGCTCCAGCGGCTGCAGAGCCGGGCGCTcgagcggcagcggcagcggcgggaacCCGCGCCTCcccaggtggaggaggaggcggcggcagggcggcggcggcggcggccccggcgGCGGCCCCGGCGAGTGGGGGCGGCGGGGAGCCCGGACGCTCGGCCGGGGAAGCGGCGGAAGACGGGCGGCGACGCCGCCGCGGACGCAG GGCCCGGCGAGCAGGCGCCGGGGGAGCAGGAGGCCGAGGCGGCCCCGGACGGAGCGTGCCGGGTCCCCGCCGCGGTGCTGGGGGCCTTCGGACGGAGGAAGGCGCTCAAG GTGCAGCCCTTCCTGCCGGGCTGGTTGGCTGAGCCCAGCTGCGTCAGGAAAGACGTCTCCGGGAATCTCACCCCGCTGGAGGACGTCCCGGAGGTGCACCCCGACCTGCAGAGGCAGCTGCGGGCCCAGGGCGTCTCCGCCTACTTCCCAG TCCAGGCGGCCGTGATCCCTGTCCTCCTGGAGAGCGCCGCCAGCGGCTTTCTGGTGGGCAGAGGTGGCTACCGGCCGAGTGACCTCTGTGTGTCCGCCCCCACGGGCAGTGGGAAGACGCTGGCCTTCGTCATCCCTGTGGTgcag GCCCTGTTGCATCGAGTAGTCTGTCAGATCCGCGCCCTGGTTGTGCTGCCCACCAAGGAACTGGCCCAGCAG GTGAGCAAAGTGTTCAACATCTACACAGATGCCACGCCCCTGCGGGTCGCTCTTGTCACTGGACAGAAGTCGCTGGCCAAGGAGCAGGAGAGCCTCGTCCAGAAAAC GGCGGATGGCTACCGCTGCTTGGCTGACATCGTGGTGGCCACCCCTGGCCGCCTGGTGGACCACATCGACCAGACGCCGGGATTCCACCTCCAGCAGCTCCGCTTCCTG GTCATTGACGAGGCTGACCGCATGGTGGACAGCAtgcaccagtcctggctgccgcGGGTGGTCGCGGCGGCCTTCCAGAGTGAGGGCCCTGGGGACCTCTGTTCTGTGCTGCAGAGGAGGCAGCCCCCGGCTGTGACTGCTGCCAG cacctgctgtccccaggtgCCTCTGCAGAAGCTGCTCTTCTCTGCCACCCTGACCCAGGACCCTGAGAAGCTACAGCGGCTCGGCCTCTATCAGCCCCGGCTCTTCTCGTCGGGACAGGCGCACAGGGACTCACGAGACGAGGAGGAGTGTGGGGGCGTGGCAGGGAAGTATGACTTCCCCGCAGGGCTCACG CACCACTACGTGCCCTGCCGCCTCCGGTCTAAGCCGCTGGTTGTCCTGCACCTGATCCTAGAGAGGAAGTTCTCCAGGGTCCTCTGCTTCACTAACTCGAGAGAGAACTCCCACAG gctcttcctgctggtGCAAGCTTTCGGGGGTGTGAGTGTGGCCGAGTTTTCCTCCCGCTACGGGCCTGGCCAGCGGAGGGGGATCCTGAAGCAGTTCGAGCAGGGAAAGATCCAGCT CCTGGTGAGCACCGACGCTGCCGCCCGAGGCATTGACGTGCAGGGCGTGGAGCTGGTGGTCAACTACGACGCGCCCCAGTACCTGAGGACCTACGTGCACCG TGTCGGGAGAACAGCACGGGCCGGGAGAACGGGACAGGCCTTCACGTTGCTCCTCAAAGTGCAG GAGAGGCGGTTTCTCCAGATGTTGGATGAAGCTGGCGCCCCCAGGCTGCAGCGGCACGAGACGCCCAGCGAGCTCCTGCAGCCGCTGGTCCCTCGGTACGAGGCAGCCTTGTCCCAGCTGGAGAAGACCGTCAGG GAAGAGCAAAAGCAGAAGGCCGCCTAG